From the genome of Methylomonas sp. UP202, one region includes:
- a CDS encoding sigma-54 dependent transcriptional regulator produces MKPCDVLIVEDDPALAEALCDTLELAGYQVKSAKNGADALGLLSRQTARLIVSDVQMPVMDGYQLLQNLQQKPEAPPVLLMTAYGTIPKAVEAMQAGAADYLIKPFEAGVLLDKVAGFIQGPQPQQCERVVADALMKKLYALAAKVAKTDVTMLLEGESGTGKEVLARYIHRNSHFHQGPFEAINCAAIPENMLEAMLFGYEKGAFTGAVQSMPGKFELAHGGTLLLDEISEMDLALQAKLLRVLQEKEVERLGSHRKIALNVRILATTNRKLKSYVNEGRFREDLYFRLSVFPLRIPPLRERPGDVLPLAYELLAKHSPHGRPACTIEPEAAVRLQQYRWPGNVRELENVIQRALILQNNGRIGCAELIFEEGCEILPELPAELQSLASPSDGAAEAAGALCSASLDEGVRSAEEKIILQMLHEASGSRKATAERLGISPRTLRYKIARMKEAGVLVPC; encoded by the coding sequence ATGAAACCGTGTGACGTATTGATCGTCGAAGACGACCCGGCCTTGGCCGAAGCCTTGTGCGACACGTTGGAACTGGCCGGCTATCAGGTCAAGTCAGCGAAAAACGGCGCTGACGCGTTGGGCTTGTTGTCCCGGCAAACGGCGCGGCTAATCGTCAGCGACGTGCAGATGCCGGTAATGGACGGCTATCAGTTATTGCAAAACCTCCAGCAAAAGCCCGAGGCGCCGCCGGTATTGCTGATGACGGCTTACGGCACGATTCCGAAAGCGGTCGAAGCGATGCAGGCCGGCGCCGCCGATTATCTGATCAAACCCTTCGAAGCCGGGGTTCTGCTCGACAAGGTGGCGGGATTTATTCAAGGTCCGCAACCCCAGCAGTGCGAAAGAGTCGTCGCCGACGCATTGATGAAAAAATTGTACGCTCTGGCGGCCAAGGTCGCGAAGACCGATGTGACCATGTTGCTGGAAGGCGAAAGCGGCACCGGCAAGGAAGTGTTGGCGCGGTACATACACCGAAACTCGCATTTTCATCAAGGTCCGTTCGAAGCGATCAACTGCGCGGCAATCCCGGAAAACATGCTGGAGGCGATGTTGTTCGGTTACGAAAAAGGCGCGTTTACCGGCGCGGTGCAGTCGATGCCCGGCAAATTCGAGCTCGCTCACGGCGGCACGTTATTGCTCGATGAAATTTCCGAGATGGATTTGGCCTTGCAGGCTAAATTGCTCAGAGTCTTACAGGAAAAAGAAGTTGAAAGGCTGGGCAGTCACCGCAAGATTGCATTGAACGTCAGAATTTTGGCGACTACCAACCGGAAATTGAAGTCCTATGTTAACGAAGGCCGGTTTCGCGAGGATCTGTATTTCCGATTGAGCGTGTTTCCGTTACGCATTCCGCCCTTGCGCGAGCGGCCGGGTGACGTGCTGCCGCTGGCCTACGAATTGTTGGCGAAACACAGCCCGCATGGCCGGCCGGCCTGCACGATAGAGCCGGAAGCCGCCGTTCGCTTGCAACAATACCGCTGGCCGGGCAACGTGCGCGAACTGGAGAACGTGATACAGCGCGCGCTGATTCTGCAAAACAACGGTCGAATCGGTTGCGCCGAGTTGATATTCGAAGAGGGCTGCGAAATCTTGCCGGAATTGCCGGCCGAACTGCAAAGCCTTGCCTCGCCGAGCGATGGGGCTGCCGAGGCGGCGGGGGCTCTTTGCAGTGCCAGTCTCGATGAAGGCGTGCGTTCGGCCGAGGAAAAGATCATCCTGCAGATGCTGCATGAGGCCAGCGGCAGCCGCAAGGCTACGGCCGAGCGGTTGGGAATCAGCCCGCGCACCTTGCGTTATAAAATTGCCCGGATGAAGGAGGCCGGGGTGTTGGTTCCTTGTTAA
- the prsT gene encoding XrtA/PEP-CTERM system TPR-repeat protein PrsT: MHKHPPEIRPPLRRIPAALLLASTLSPFQAAISDEIRAGQFYEQAIQAQQNQNLPEAIIDLKNALQENPNYVAAHILLGEIYLKQQSLSEAEVQLTQAKQLGADQALLIKPLAQLYLYQLKYDQLIKEIDPSRFSRDLQPTLHLFRGHAYVQLGELSAALNEYDMASQINPGQIDSLIGRANTLLRRGDIDGARTATDKALQMKPDDPGVRFVIGSIKHSQGDLNGALTEYDATLAAQPEHLDARLARIGILMDQHRDDQALQDLDYVKEHYSFDPRGNYLRSVILARNNRIDESVKELNTAADTLVNLKPELVTAHAQTLMLSGLVNFGLQRYDIAVSHLQLYVRQFPEQIGGYKLLASALLAKNEPEQVITLLKPVLVRNPRDYRLMFLLGSAYMRTGRHDLASTMLEKASALSADGEQIHTEIGLNLLSMGQEQMAAEELEASFKNNPGNTQAGTHLVSIYISRGESANALRVAKAMVEQAPKNITLINLMGTAQVSAKQYKQARQSFERAIELEPNFVAAYVNLGRLDAAENKLDVAKSRLESLQKKQPDNVTLMTELALIELAAGQPERAESWLVKARKVDQKSIPVLLALIEVKLHTGKTTEAVSIAEAAELIDKNDHKVLDALARCYLANNSRDRALAIYIRMADQARLSAKLLYKVARRQLDAEDQYEAIKTLKKAVLADPKHLPSQIALVETELNYGKPVFALSRAENLRQQYPNRSFARTLLGDIAMHDKNYALAVNHFQEGFNLEPNSQVLMKLFDALKQADRNPEAYGLLSNWIEKHPEDSVPLAALAEENMRAGRFAAAEKQYDKLLKKFPDEPQFLNNLAYVYFNLGNPKALVLAENAVKLAPEHPSANDTLGWILANTGNPEKGLRYLRDAHSRLSGDPEIRYHIAAALEMLQRNDEAKAELQEALNSGQSFNGIDKAKILLEKLNR, translated from the coding sequence ATGCACAAGCATCCGCCCGAAATTCGCCCACCGTTACGCCGGATTCCCGCCGCGTTGTTGCTTGCTTCGACCTTGTCGCCGTTTCAAGCCGCTATTTCCGACGAAATTCGAGCCGGTCAATTTTACGAGCAAGCGATTCAGGCACAGCAGAATCAAAATTTACCGGAAGCGATCATTGATCTAAAAAATGCGCTGCAAGAAAACCCCAACTATGTCGCCGCGCATATTTTATTGGGCGAAATCTACCTCAAACAACAGTCGCTGTCGGAAGCCGAGGTGCAACTGACTCAGGCCAAGCAATTGGGCGCCGATCAAGCCCTGCTCATTAAGCCACTGGCGCAGTTGTACTTGTATCAGCTCAAATACGATCAATTGATTAAGGAAATCGATCCCAGCCGATTCAGCCGGGATCTGCAACCCACCCTTCACTTGTTTCGAGGCCACGCTTATGTGCAATTGGGAGAACTCAGCGCCGCCCTTAACGAATACGATATGGCCAGCCAAATCAATCCGGGACAAATCGACTCGCTGATTGGGCGCGCCAATACCTTATTACGTCGCGGCGATATCGACGGCGCGCGGACCGCCACGGACAAGGCACTGCAGATGAAGCCCGACGATCCCGGCGTACGCTTCGTTATAGGCTCTATCAAGCATTCTCAAGGAGACCTAAATGGGGCGTTGACGGAATACGACGCCACCTTGGCGGCCCAACCGGAACATCTTGACGCCCGCCTGGCCCGCATAGGGATACTGATGGATCAGCATCGTGACGATCAGGCCCTGCAAGATTTGGACTACGTCAAGGAACATTATTCGTTCGACCCAAGAGGCAACTATCTAAGATCGGTCATTCTGGCGCGCAACAATCGAATCGACGAATCGGTCAAGGAACTCAATACCGCGGCGGATACGTTAGTCAATCTAAAGCCGGAACTAGTAACCGCCCACGCGCAGACCTTGATGTTGTCAGGCTTGGTAAATTTCGGCCTGCAGCGCTACGATATCGCGGTAAGTCATTTGCAGCTGTACGTCCGCCAATTTCCGGAACAAATCGGTGGCTATAAATTGCTGGCATCGGCACTGCTTGCGAAAAACGAACCGGAACAAGTGATTACCCTACTCAAACCGGTATTAGTCCGAAATCCTCGGGACTATCGCCTGATGTTTTTACTGGGAAGCGCCTATATGCGCACCGGCAGACACGATTTGGCCAGCACCATGTTGGAGAAGGCTTCGGCTTTAAGCGCGGATGGGGAGCAAATCCACACCGAAATCGGCTTAAACCTGCTGTCGATGGGGCAAGAGCAGATGGCCGCCGAAGAGTTGGAAGCGTCATTCAAAAACAACCCCGGCAATACTCAGGCCGGAACCCATTTAGTGTCGATTTATATCAGCCGGGGCGAATCCGCAAACGCGCTACGCGTTGCAAAGGCCATGGTTGAACAAGCGCCGAAAAATATTACACTGATCAACTTAATGGGCACCGCCCAAGTCAGCGCGAAACAATACAAACAGGCCAGACAAAGTTTTGAACGCGCGATCGAACTGGAACCTAATTTCGTAGCCGCTTATGTGAATTTGGGCCGATTGGATGCCGCCGAGAATAAACTCGACGTTGCAAAATCCAGACTCGAAAGCCTGCAAAAAAAACAACCGGATAACGTCACGCTGATGACCGAATTGGCGCTGATCGAACTGGCCGCCGGACAACCGGAGCGCGCGGAATCTTGGCTGGTCAAGGCCCGCAAAGTCGATCAAAAGTCCATACCGGTTCTACTGGCGCTGATCGAAGTCAAATTACACACCGGCAAAACCACGGAAGCCGTCAGTATCGCCGAAGCCGCCGAACTCATCGATAAAAACGACCATAAAGTGCTGGACGCGCTTGCGCGCTGCTACTTGGCGAACAATAGCCGAGATCGAGCGCTGGCAATTTACATCCGCATGGCGGATCAAGCCAGACTGAGCGCGAAACTGCTCTACAAAGTCGCCCGTCGTCAATTGGACGCCGAAGACCAATATGAAGCCATCAAAACGTTAAAGAAAGCGGTCCTGGCCGACCCTAAACATCTGCCATCGCAGATCGCGCTGGTGGAAACCGAGCTGAACTACGGAAAGCCGGTTTTTGCGCTTAGCCGCGCCGAAAATTTACGTCAGCAGTACCCAAACCGAAGTTTCGCCCGCACCTTGTTGGGCGATATCGCGATGCATGACAAAAATTACGCATTAGCCGTAAACCACTTTCAAGAAGGCTTCAATCTGGAGCCTAACTCGCAAGTATTGATGAAGTTGTTCGATGCGTTGAAGCAAGCCGACCGGAACCCGGAAGCTTACGGTCTGCTGAGCAACTGGATCGAAAAACACCCCGAAGATAGCGTACCGCTGGCTGCGTTGGCTGAAGAAAACATGCGTGCCGGCAGATTTGCCGCCGCCGAAAAACAGTACGATAAGCTCTTGAAAAAATTCCCGGACGAACCACAGTTTTTAAACAATCTCGCATACGTATACTTCAATCTGGGCAATCCCAAAGCTCTGGTTTTAGCGGAAAACGCCGTCAAATTGGCGCCCGAGCATCCTTCGGCAAACGACACATTAGGATGGATTCTGGCCAATACCGGGAACCCGGAAAAAGGCCTTCGCTACCTACGCGACGCACACTCTCGCTTATCCGGCGACCCGGAAATTCGCTACCATATTGCCGCGGCGTTAGAAATGCTGCAGCGGAATGACGAAGCCAAGGCCGAGTTGCAAGAAGCCTTGAATAGTGGCCAATCATTTAACGGGATCGACAAAGCAAAGATTTTATTGGAAAAACTCAACCGCTAA
- the xdp1 gene encoding exosortase-dependent surface protein XDP1, which translates to MTRTYLVLAAFILSPLSAHATAWNLLNTANCLNGCTANYPTYSPTSGNSQAFSSSAAGAPNLTVSAFSTSSTSATPASTFAAATLALYSGYGLGATAASNDGTLGSQPDHAFDNDGSASTTTDYAPDGNVDAALLYFGPNGVDIDSLSVGYIYGDADISVLAYTGSLVGGALPAAAAIANHTFAQLLSAGWSFIGNYNMGSTNTAKAINSDNVSSSYWLISAYTTSAGTGKGDSTSLLSFGNDYFKLSAVSGIVSTTTGSVPEPASALLIALGLLGFRARMRDTRGNLLIA; encoded by the coding sequence ATGACTAGAACATACTTAGTGCTGGCAGCCTTCATTCTTTCGCCACTTTCCGCGCACGCTACCGCCTGGAATTTGTTAAATACTGCGAATTGTTTAAATGGCTGTACGGCAAACTACCCAACTTACTCTCCGACCTCTGGCAACAGTCAGGCATTCTCATCATCCGCGGCGGGCGCGCCTAACCTAACGGTATCGGCATTTTCAACGTCGTCCACCTCAGCCACACCCGCATCAACTTTTGCCGCGGCAACCCTGGCTTTGTATTCCGGTTACGGCTTAGGGGCGACCGCCGCTAGTAACGACGGAACACTCGGCAGCCAGCCGGACCATGCGTTCGACAATGATGGCAGCGCGTCTACTACCACCGACTACGCGCCTGACGGAAACGTCGACGCGGCGTTGCTGTATTTTGGCCCCAACGGTGTCGATATCGACAGCCTGAGTGTTGGCTACATCTATGGAGATGCCGACATTTCAGTGCTGGCCTACACTGGTTCTCTAGTAGGTGGCGCCTTGCCTGCGGCGGCCGCAATCGCCAACCATACCTTTGCTCAGTTACTCAGCGCCGGTTGGTCTTTCATCGGTAATTACAATATGGGTTCGACCAACACCGCTAAAGCGATCAATTCCGATAATGTGTCGTCCAGTTACTGGCTGATCAGCGCTTATACGACCAGCGCGGGAACCGGTAAAGGCGATTCGACTTCATTATTAAGCTTCGGCAACGACTACTTTAAATTGTCCGCCGTTTCAGGCATCGTCAGCACCACTACGGGCAGCGTGCCGGAACCCGCCAGCGCCCTATTGATTGCGCTGGGCTTGCTGGGTTTTAGAGCCAGGATGAGAGACACTCGCGGAAATTTGCTAATAGCCTAA
- the fliE gene encoding flagellar hook-basal body complex protein FliE — protein MSDMNINQVLAQMRTMSIEAGGKPPVGDNSGDFAAMLKQSIDSVNRTQQTANDMAQSFEMGKPDVSLAEVMIASQKASVSFQAMLQVRNKLVDAYKDVMGMSM, from the coding sequence ATGTCAGATATGAATATCAACCAAGTCCTGGCTCAAATGCGGACCATGTCCATCGAAGCCGGCGGCAAACCGCCGGTTGGCGACAATTCCGGCGATTTCGCCGCGATGTTGAAGCAATCGATCGACTCGGTGAACCGCACTCAGCAAACCGCCAACGACATGGCGCAATCCTTCGAAATGGGCAAGCCGGACGTTAGTCTGGCCGAGGTGATGATCGCCTCGCAAAAAGCCAGCGTATCGTTCCAGGCCATGCTGCAAGTCCGCAACAAACTGGTCGATGCCTACAAGGACGTTATGGGCATGTCCATGTAA
- a CDS encoding NAD(P)H-quinone oxidoreductase → MRAITILPGEARQLALTELPTPKPDNGQVLIKVSAAGVNRPDLAQRAGLYPPPEGASPILGLEVAGTVIETGSDVVSPKPGDSVCALLTGGGYAEYAIASAVCCLPIPAGFDYVQAAAIPETFFTVWSNLFDRAKLCSGECLLVHGGSSGIGTTAIQLAGALGARVIVTAGSREKCDFCMTLGAEAAINYRDHDFVETCKQLTVGRGVDVVLDIVGGDYFPRNLKALAPDGRLLQIAIQTGAKAEINLAAVLMKRLTIAGSTLRARDDAFKAAIAQQLLSQVWPLLESGRIKPVIDSLYPLANAAEAHARMESSQHIGKIILEV, encoded by the coding sequence ATGCGCGCGATCACGATTCTTCCCGGCGAAGCTCGCCAACTCGCTTTAACCGAATTGCCGACGCCCAAGCCAGACAACGGCCAAGTCCTGATCAAGGTCTCCGCCGCCGGCGTCAATCGCCCGGATCTCGCGCAGCGCGCCGGCTTATACCCGCCACCGGAAGGCGCATCCCCCATTTTAGGCCTGGAAGTCGCCGGCACGGTGATTGAAACCGGCTCGGACGTCGTCTCTCCCAAACCGGGGGACAGCGTTTGCGCCTTGTTGACCGGCGGCGGCTACGCTGAATACGCAATAGCCAGTGCGGTCTGCTGCCTACCGATACCGGCCGGCTTTGACTATGTGCAGGCCGCCGCGATTCCCGAAACCTTTTTCACGGTCTGGAGCAATCTATTCGACCGAGCCAAGTTATGCTCCGGCGAATGTTTATTGGTCCACGGCGGTAGCAGCGGCATCGGCACGACGGCTATCCAACTCGCCGGTGCGCTTGGTGCCAGAGTGATCGTCACCGCCGGCAGCCGAGAGAAATGCGATTTTTGCATGACACTCGGCGCCGAAGCGGCAATCAATTATCGTGACCACGACTTTGTCGAGACCTGCAAGCAATTGACCGTGGGGCGGGGCGTGGACGTGGTACTGGACATCGTCGGCGGCGACTATTTTCCGCGTAATCTGAAAGCGCTGGCGCCTGACGGCCGCCTGTTGCAGATCGCGATTCAAACCGGCGCCAAGGCCGAGATCAACTTGGCGGCGGTCTTAATGAAGCGGCTGACTATCGCCGGCTCCACCTTACGCGCAAGGGACGATGCATTCAAGGCCGCGATTGCCCAACAATTGCTGAGCCAAGTCTGGCCCTTGCTTGAATCGGGCCGAATCAAACCCGTCATCGACTCACTCTATCCTCTGGCAAACGCCGCGGAAGCCCACGCCAGAATGGAAAGCTCTCAACATATCGGAAAAATTATCCTGGAGGTATAA
- the trmL gene encoding tRNA (uridine(34)/cytosine(34)/5-carboxymethylaminomethyluridine(34)-2'-O)-methyltransferase TrmL, whose protein sequence is MLDIVLFEPEIPANTGNIIRLCANTGAHLHLIRPLGFELDDKRLRRAGLDYHEWVNIRQHGSLADYLERGKPKRLFAFTTKGTNVFSQVGYQAGDALLFGPETRGLPQEFLESLPPEQKLYLPMRAESRSLNLSNTVAVALYEAWRQLGYPEALPKAR, encoded by the coding sequence ATGCTGGATATCGTGCTGTTCGAACCGGAGATTCCCGCGAACACCGGTAATATTATCCGGCTATGCGCCAATACCGGTGCGCATCTGCACCTGATTCGTCCGCTGGGTTTTGAGCTGGACGACAAGCGCTTGCGCAGAGCCGGTTTGGATTATCATGAGTGGGTCAATATTCGTCAGCACGGCTCGTTGGCCGATTACTTGGAGCGCGGAAAGCCCAAACGTTTGTTCGCGTTTACCACCAAGGGCACCAATGTGTTTAGCCAAGTGGGCTATCAAGCTGGCGATGCCCTGTTGTTCGGGCCGGAAACGCGCGGATTGCCTCAGGAATTCCTGGAGAGTTTGCCGCCCGAGCAAAAGCTCTACTTGCCGATGCGGGCAGAGAGCCGTAGCCTGAATTTATCGAATACTGTCGCCGTGGCTTTGTATGAGGCCTGGCGACAATTGGGCTATCCGGAGGCCTTGCCGAAGGCACGTTGA
- a CDS encoding sulfurtransferase, with protein MSYTTLVSADTLSTHLDDPNWLIVDCRFSLAEPEAGHRAYRQHHIPGARYADLNQDLSAPIRDYTGRHPLPDFRALTAKLIAWGVSARHQVVVYDDASGAFAGRLWWLLRAMGHDRVAVLDGDYRNWRRLGKPVTTILPKPISGTFRCYLDDSRWLNANKVRDGLAKHEIVLIDARTPERFAGRQEPIDPVAGHVPGARNRPFQANLDSKGFFLPANYLKAQFQDILGPIEPRQVVHMCGSGVTACHNLLAMEIAGLGGSRLYAGSWSEWIRDRNRPLAKG; from the coding sequence ATGTCTTACACTACGCTAGTCTCGGCCGACACCCTAAGCACCCACCTAGACGACCCGAATTGGCTGATCGTCGACTGCCGCTTCTCGCTGGCCGAGCCGGAAGCTGGACATCGGGCCTATCGCCAGCATCATATCCCAGGCGCCCGCTATGCGGATCTCAATCAAGACCTCTCCGCGCCCATCCGAGATTATACCGGCCGCCATCCATTACCGGACTTTCGGGCACTGACCGCAAAGCTGATTGCCTGGGGAGTCAGTGCCCGCCATCAAGTCGTGGTTTATGACGACGCTTCCGGCGCCTTTGCCGGACGGTTGTGGTGGCTGTTGCGCGCAATGGGACACGACCGGGTTGCAGTGCTGGATGGCGATTACCGAAACTGGCGGCGCCTGGGCAAACCGGTAACGACGATATTGCCGAAACCGATTTCCGGCACGTTTCGTTGCTATCTTGACGATAGCCGTTGGCTGAATGCGAACAAGGTTCGGGACGGTCTGGCCAAACATGAAATCGTTTTAATCGACGCTAGAACCCCTGAGCGCTTCGCGGGCCGGCAGGAACCGATCGACCCGGTCGCTGGCCATGTACCGGGCGCGCGGAATAGGCCGTTTCAGGCCAATCTGGATAGCAAAGGCTTTTTTTTACCGGCCAATTATCTGAAAGCGCAATTCCAGGATATTCTCGGTCCGATCGAGCCCCGACAAGTCGTCCATATGTGCGGCTCCGGCGTGACCGCTTGCCACAACCTGTTGGCAATGGAAATCGCCGGACTAGGCGGTTCTCGGCTGTATGCCGGCTCGTGGAGCGAATGGATCCGGGACCGTAATCGCCCACTAGCGAAGGGTTGA
- a CDS encoding ATP-binding protein encodes METFSYHQQWQAERLTDAFRAFNALSENLAQSYQGLEEQVTALNRELAAARDERVNTLIEKERLASRLQQILAALPAAVIVLNREGVVIDCNGYAVDFLGEPLLGESWWQVVGRSLQPVFDSPHERQLRDGRTVNITYSALGNGAEQLILLSDVTELRSLQNLLARQKQLSAMGEMVAGLAHQVRTPLSTAILYASQINTPGLSGEKRLQFSAKILERLHYLERQVNDMLIFAKQGRMAMQDFELQTLWLLLADSADALTCDFTLEDRSGIARLTGNQDALLGALLNLLTNAVEAGARRVILTATAGEEGDLLIEVVDDGPGVPEPRRERLFEPFFTTKANGTGLGLAVVDSVAKAHGGRATYRPLPERGSRFTLILPSTRYEPSLSTGVAGRGERYETV; translated from the coding sequence ATGGAGACTTTCAGCTATCACCAACAATGGCAAGCCGAACGTTTGACCGATGCGTTTCGGGCCTTCAATGCCTTGTCCGAAAATCTAGCCCAGTCCTACCAAGGGTTGGAAGAGCAAGTGACCGCCCTGAACCGCGAACTGGCGGCGGCGCGCGACGAACGCGTGAACACCTTGATCGAAAAGGAAAGACTGGCCAGCCGTTTGCAACAAATTCTGGCGGCGCTGCCTGCCGCGGTGATCGTGCTGAACCGAGAAGGGGTGGTGATCGATTGCAACGGCTACGCGGTCGATTTCCTCGGCGAGCCCTTATTGGGCGAGAGTTGGTGGCAAGTCGTTGGTCGCAGTCTGCAGCCGGTGTTCGATTCCCCGCACGAGAGGCAACTGCGTGACGGCCGTACCGTCAACATCACCTACAGCGCCTTGGGTAACGGCGCGGAGCAGCTGATCTTATTGTCCGACGTTACCGAATTGCGTTCCCTGCAGAATTTATTGGCTCGTCAAAAGCAATTGAGCGCGATGGGTGAGATGGTGGCCGGATTGGCCCATCAGGTGCGCACACCGCTATCGACCGCCATTCTGTACGCCTCGCAAATCAATACGCCGGGCTTGAGCGGCGAAAAGCGCCTGCAATTCTCCGCCAAGATACTGGAACGCCTGCACTATTTGGAAAGGCAGGTTAACGATATGCTGATTTTCGCCAAGCAAGGCCGAATGGCCATGCAGGACTTCGAGTTGCAAACCTTGTGGCTATTGTTGGCGGATAGTGCCGATGCGCTGACTTGCGATTTTACGCTCGAGGACCGATCCGGTATCGCACGTTTGACCGGGAACCAGGATGCATTGCTCGGCGCGTTGCTGAATCTGCTGACCAACGCCGTAGAGGCCGGAGCCCGGCGTGTCATTTTGACCGCGACGGCCGGAGAGGAGGGCGATTTGCTCATCGAAGTGGTCGACGATGGGCCGGGCGTGCCCGAACCGCGCCGGGAGCGCTTGTTCGAACCGTTTTTCACAACTAAGGCTAACGGCACCGGTCTCGGACTGGCGGTTGTCGATAGCGTGGCCAAGGCGCATGGCGGCCGGGCGACTTATCGGCCCTTGCCCGAACGCGGCAGCCGTTTTACGTTAATTTTGCCATCAACCCGTTACGAACCCAGTTTATCGACCGGTGTCGCCGGCCGCGGAGAACGTTATGAAACCGTGTGA
- the argC gene encoding N-acetyl-gamma-glutamyl-phosphate reductase, which yields MIKAGIVGGTGYTGVELLRILTLHPEVEVAAVTSRADAGTRVDKVYPSLRGYCDVVFTRPEIENLRDCDVVFFATPNGIAMTMAEALLALGIKVIDLSADFRLQDSAEWEHWYGVEHACPELIGEAVYALPEVNRAAIRAARLIACPGCYPTAVQLGFLPLLEHGLVDVGNLIADCKSGVSGAGRKAELSSLMSEAGESFKAYGVAGHRHLPEIRQGLRRATTEGVGLTFVPHLTPMIRGIHATLYARLTKSVDLQSLYETRYQDEKFVDVLPAGSHADTRNVRGSNRCQIAVHQPQGGDVVVILSVIDNLVKGASGQAVQAMNLTMGLDEFIGLELVPLYP from the coding sequence ATGATAAAAGCGGGCATCGTAGGCGGCACCGGATATACAGGGGTCGAATTGTTAAGAATCCTGACATTGCATCCCGAGGTCGAGGTTGCGGCGGTGACATCGCGGGCCGATGCGGGCACGCGGGTCGACAAAGTCTATCCTAGTCTGCGCGGCTATTGCGATGTCGTCTTCACGCGACCGGAAATAGAAAACCTTCGCGACTGCGATGTAGTGTTTTTCGCGACGCCAAACGGAATCGCGATGACCATGGCAGAGGCTTTGCTTGCGCTGGGGATCAAGGTGATCGATTTATCCGCCGACTTTCGATTGCAGGATAGTGCGGAATGGGAGCATTGGTACGGCGTCGAGCACGCCTGCCCGGAGCTGATCGGCGAAGCGGTTTACGCGCTGCCGGAAGTGAATCGCGCGGCGATACGCGCCGCCAGATTAATTGCCTGTCCGGGTTGTTATCCGACGGCCGTGCAGCTGGGATTTTTGCCGTTGCTGGAGCATGGGCTGGTTGATGTCGGCAATCTGATCGCCGACTGTAAATCCGGCGTTAGCGGTGCCGGTCGCAAGGCCGAGCTGTCCTCGCTGATGAGCGAGGCCGGCGAGAGCTTCAAAGCTTACGGCGTGGCGGGTCATCGGCATTTGCCGGAGATTCGTCAAGGCTTGCGGCGCGCCACGACCGAAGGGGTCGGCCTGACCTTCGTACCGCATCTGACGCCGATGATTCGCGGCATACACGCGACCTTGTACGCCAGATTGACCAAGTCGGTCGATTTGCAGAGCCTGTACGAAACTCGGTATCAAGATGAAAAATTTGTTGATGTGCTGCCGGCCGGCAGTCATGCCGATACGCGTAACGTCAGAGGCAGTAATCGCTGCCAGATCGCGGTTCATCAGCCACAGGGTGGCGATGTCGTCGTGATTCTGTCGGTCATCGATAACCTGGTTAAGGGCGCCTCCGGTCAGGCGGTGCAAGCGATGAATTTGACGATGGGTTTGGATGAGTTTATCGGATTGGAGTTGGTGCCGCTTTATCCGTAG